GCCTTTGCCTTGCTATTTGATATGAATGTGCTCTTTGAAAGCTATGTCGGAAATTTTGTAAAGAAAAAGCTTCCCAACGTCATACTGCAACACTCAGAAAAGCACCTCGTAGAAAACCCAAAAAGCTTTAGGCTAAGACCTGATATATTTTTAGAAAGCAAATTTATAGCTGATACAAAATGGAAGATCATAAAGTCAAGAGATAATATCTCACAAGCTGACCTATATCAACTCTACTCTTATGGTAAGAAATACGAGTGCTGTAGGCTTTATCTTGTCTACCCAAGAATAAGTGGTGTTGACCAAAAAGCAATGAAATTTAGATATGAAAACAATATGTGGCTTAATGTTTTATACTTTGATTTAGAAAAAGACGAGATTGCTAGAAAATTACTAGTCTAAAGTACTTTTTAAAGTCTCTTAAAATTCCACTCTAATTTTCTATTTCTTAATAAGTGGATTGCAACTCATCAGAGCAACCATTAAAGCTTCGCTTTTAGAGCCATTATCCTCTTATATGAAGCGTCGATTCGCTCTTTGCTGATCTTTTTTTCATTTACAGCATCGATTATGATCTGAGTGATCAGATCGGCCGTTCTTTGGTTATTTATCTTAAACTCGCTAAAGAGCAAGATATCGCCACCAGCGTTTATAAATTTCACCACTTTTTGCGCTAAAGCTTCGTCGCCAACGCCTTTCATCAGCATATCATCGCTGATAACTACGCCATTAAATTTAAGCTCATTTCGCAAGAGATCGGTTATTATTTTTTTAGAAAGTGTGGCTGGATTGTCCTCGTCGATGCCCTTTACAAAAAGATGTCCGACCATGATGATCTGCGCTCTACCTGTGCTTATAGCGTCTTTGTATGGCAGTAACGCGTCTTTGCTTAGCGTCACCTCGCTCTTATTTTTATGTGAGTCCTCTTTTGAGCTGCCATGTCCTGGGAAGTGCTTAAGTGTCGTTAGGATGCCCTGCTCTTTAAATGCATCCATAAAGGCATCAGCGTAGATCACCACCTTGCTCGCATACTCGCTAAACGCCCTTTGCTTAGCGGCAATGATCGGCGAGTTTTCATCGTGCAGATCAACCACTGGAGCGAAATTTAAATTTATGCCGCACTCTTTTAAATTTATAGCCATTTTTGAGTAGAGATCATAAGCGCTTTTAATATCAAGCGTGCTTGCGACCTCGTATGCGCTAGGATATGGACCATCAAAGCTCTTATCCTTCATGCGGCTCACATTACCGCCCTCTTCGTCGATAGCGATGAAAATTTTAGGACTTTTCTCTTTGATCGCCTTTATGCTTGCTTTTAGCTGGGCTTTGCTAGTGACGTTTCTGCCAAGTAGCATTACACCGCCAAACCTCTCATATCCAGCGTCGCTTAACATCGCGCGAAACGCAGCGTCTTTTGTGCTAGCTCCATTAAAGCCAACCATTATCATCTGCGAGACCTTAGCTCTTAGGCTCACTTCAGCGCCGTTTAGCCCGAGAGTAAAAATAGCCACAAAAAGTATAAATTTAAAAGCTCTCATCTTCTTCCCAAAAGCGATTTTACGCTCTCAAAAACGTCTTTGCCATTTAGCATATTTTCAACCTCGCTAGCGATAGGGACATATATGCCCTTTTCTTTAGCGATCTTGCTAATAGCTCTTGCAGTATCCACACCCTCAGCCACCTCGCCAAGCTCATTTAAAATTTTTTCTAATCTCTCGTGCCTGGCGATGCCAAGACCTACGCGGTAGTTGCGTGAAAGTATCGACGAAGCGGTTAAAAACAGATCTCCTGCGCCACTTAGCCCCATAAATGTCTCATCTTTTGCGCCAAAAAATTTGCCAAATCTAGCCATCTCAACAAGCCCACGCGAAATGAGGCTCGCCCTTGCGTTGTTGCCAAGACCAAGGCCGTCACAGATACCTCCAGCTATGGCGATCACGTTTTTATAGGCTCCGCACACCTCAGCGCCGATCACATCATCAGAAGTGTATGCTTTCATATAGCTTGGGAAAAATGAAGCAAATTTTGAAGCTAAATTTTGATTTTTAGAATTTACCACCAAAGCGCAAGGCAGCTTTTGCATGATCTCTTTTGCAAAGGTCGGCCCTGAGAGAAAGGCCAAATTTTCTCTATCAACAAAGTCTTCATAAATTTCATTTAAAAATTTAAGATTTGCCGTGTCTATGCCCTTGCTGGCGACTAATATTTTTTGACCTTTGTTTTTGTAGTTTTGCTTTAGCCATAAATTTGTAGCTTGAGTTGGGATTGTGCAGACTAGGTATTCGCAC
The DNA window shown above is from Campylobacter concisus and carries:
- a CDS encoding glycoside hydrolase family 3 N-terminal domain-containing protein, which translates into the protein MRAFKFILFVAIFTLGLNGAEVSLRAKVSQMIMVGFNGASTKDAAFRAMLSDAGYERFGGVMLLGRNVTSKAQLKASIKAIKEKSPKIFIAIDEEGGNVSRMKDKSFDGPYPSAYEVASTLDIKSAYDLYSKMAINLKECGINLNFAPVVDLHDENSPIIAAKQRAFSEYASKVVIYADAFMDAFKEQGILTTLKHFPGHGSSKEDSHKNKSEVTLSKDALLPYKDAISTGRAQIIMVGHLFVKGIDEDNPATLSKKIITDLLRNELKFNGVVISDDMLMKGVGDEALAQKVVKFINAGGDILLFSEFKINNQRTADLITQIIIDAVNEKKISKERIDASYKRIMALKAKL
- a CDS encoding NAD(P)H-dependent glycerol-3-phosphate dehydrogenase, which produces MSIAVIGAGKWGSALFHAFSENNECVISSRTPREMPNFVSLDEALECEYLVCTIPTQATNLWLKQNYKNKGQKILVASKGIDTANLKFLNEIYEDFVDRENLAFLSGPTFAKEIMQKLPCALVVNSKNQNLASKFASFFPSYMKAYTSDDVIGAEVCGAYKNVIAIAGGICDGLGLGNNARASLISRGLVEMARFGKFFGAKDETFMGLSGAGDLFLTASSILSRNYRVGLGIARHERLEKILNELGEVAEGVDTARAISKIAKEKGIYVPIASEVENMLNGKDVFESVKSLLGRR